A stretch of the Uranotaenia lowii strain MFRU-FL chromosome 3, ASM2978415v1, whole genome shotgun sequence genome encodes the following:
- the LOC129752476 gene encoding uncharacterized protein LOC129752476: protein MEKPPKSAKQQLLQIAGETLLEKLKEYKENRKKASESGVSLLDEVNNSEMVSESVGPREPKGESVKDSNASSKELVRYHSVVEINEFDDEFGSCRNSLDNIYHVTASAEFDEIDKDGELFKKKDTDVSEVKVDTKCPPPKNEGMNQELSNFVQKKSIAQGMMDLALVSANTNQLRYVMDLGDKHPYFFTSLTLIITSLVMQLIVGLAMIFNSRYNIRKKNEMREADRINDLSVIGIFLITLINVFISTFNGSNAGSFSSGEVFTMAPSNVSSTSSDLVTSTEGSLLDGIELGSVG from the exons ATGGAAAAGCCACCGAAAAGTGCCAAACAGCAATTGCTACAAATTGCCGGTGAAACTCTGCTGGAAAAGCTCAAGGAGTATAAGGAAAACAGAAAGAAAGCGTCCGAAAGCGGTGTAAGTCTATTGGACGAAGTCAACAATTCGGAAATGGTTTCGGAATCGGTGGGTCCCCGGGAACCCAAAGGTGAATCCGTTAAAGATTCGAATGCCTCTAGTAAGGAGCTGGTTCGCTATCATTCGGTCGTTGAGATCAACGAGTTCGACGATGAGTTCGGAAGCTGTAGGAATTCGTTGGATAACATCTACCACGTGACGGCATCGGcggaatttgatgaaattgacaAGGACGGAGAGTTATTCAAAAAG AAAGACACAGATGTTTCAg AGGTCAAAGTCGACACAAAATGTCCTCCCCCCAAGAATGAAGGC ATGAACCAAGAGCTGTCGAACTTCGTCCAGAAGAAATCGATCGCCCAAGGAATGATGGATCTGGCCCTGGTATCGGCCAACACAAACCAGCTGCGCTACGTGATGGATCTTGGCGACAAACATCCGTATTTCTTCACCAGCCTGACCCTGATTATCACCAGTTTAGTGATGCAGCTAATCGTCGGTCTGGCCATGATCTTCAACAGCAG GTACAACATTCGCAAAAAGAACGAAATGCGAGAAGCGGATCGAATCAACGATTTGTCGGTGATTGGCATTTTCCTAATTACGCTCATCAACGTGTTCATCTCGACTTTCAATGGATCCAACGCGGGGTCTTTCAGTAGCGGAGAGGTTTTCACAATGGCCCCTTCGAATGTTTCCTCGACCAGCTCCGATTTGGTGACATCGACCGAAGGAAGTTTGCTCGATGGAATTGAGCTTGGATCGGTTGGGTAA
- the LOC129755697 gene encoding ninjurin-A-like, with product MASDKDHVEINIEETAKEGDSKPVTPPIVPEVSTLGNQEVKPPKTSTTGRGRQQLKPSGGTTSRSRSGSRSPGRRTRRDTTSAQNDAIPLLPMDEGGRQPRPRPPIADQEQDDESDDRLNFDSADSASGAGVDDGLWPGKQNDIGREVGRRSPGRRNSLPPNQPFGPIGPMGPPVAHPLDREIPDVNVYQQKKNLAQGMMDLALLSANANQLRYVLESYSRHPYFYFSLVFISTSIICQVAVGIGLIMKSRYNIKRDEDFCKADRLNNMITIGIFLITLVNVLISAFGVAEPSKQSAV from the exons ATGGCCTCGGATAAAGATCACGTTGAAATTAATATTGAAGAAACCGCCAAAGAAGGCGATTCCAAACCAGTGACCCCGCCGATTGTGCCGGAAGTAAGCACGCTTGGCAATCAGGAGGTTAAACCACCGAAAACCTCTACCACTGGTCGAGGACGTCAGCAGTTGAAACCAAGTGGCGGCACCACTAGCAGAAGCCGTTCCGGTAGC CGCTCACCCGGTCGCCGGACTCGCCGAGACACAACTTCCGCCCAGAACGATGCCATCCCGTTGCTGCCGATGGACGAGGGAGGTCGACAGCCCAGACCAAGACCACCGATCGCTGACCAAGAGCAGGATGACGAGTCGGACGATCGATTGAACTTTGATTCTGCCGATTCAGCCTCCGGTGCTGGTGTCGATGATGGCTTATGGCCGGGCAAACAGAACGATATTGGCCGGGAGGTGGGCCGAAGGTCACCCGGAAGGCGAAATAGTCTCCCTCCTAATCAACCGTTCGGACCAATAGGACCAATGGGACCACCG GTTGCACATCCACTGGATCGAGAGATTCCCGATGTGAACGTTTACCAGCAGAAGAAGAACCTTGCCCAAGGAATGATGGATCTGGCGCTGCTCTCGGCCAATGCAAATCAGCTACGCTACGTGCTGGAGTCCTATTCGAGGCATCCCTATTTCTACTTTAGTTTGGTGTTCATCTCAACTAGCATCATCTGCCAGGTGGCCGTAGGCATTGGGCTGATCATGAAGAGTCGCTACAACATCAAAAGGGACGAAGATTTCTGCAAAGCTGATCGGCTCAACAATATGATTACGATTGGAATTTTCCTCATCACTTTGGTCAATGTACTCATATCGGCATTTGGGGTGGCCGAGCCATCGAAACAAAGTGCGGTATGA